TCCTGGTAAAAATTGATAATATAAATTAAATATTCGTTACCAGATGCGTATTTGCTGCTTTTTGCCGTTGTTTTCGCAGACGTGCTCCCTCGGCGTTATTGATGCGTTTTCCGGACCGCAATTCGTTTTCTGAGCCGAATAATCCCCTCGCCAGCAGCCCTGATGCATCAACCCCGTTTTACCGGCGTAACGCTCTCCGTCGCTGTAATGGATGTTGTTGTAACGCGATAGTGGCTGTTACGCGCTAGTGGCTGTAGCGGGATAGTGGCTATAACGAGATACTTACGGCGTGCTGGAGCTGACTGCCGGATTACAGGGGATGGTGCGTTGGTGGCGGACTATATCTCAGAAATCTGTATCGCTGCAGACGGTGTCTCTCGCGGGTGATGACGGTAGCGGGGCGTCATTCTTGTTGTGGTATGACCAATCCCATTCCCTACCCAAAAAAAAGCCCTGCGCGTGTGCACAGGGCTTTGAGTATGCAGCCGTCAGCGATATCAGTTAACGGCTTTTTTCTCTTTCTTCTCGGCTTTTTCCGCCTTGGCGGGCACGCTGGCCGCAACTGGGGCGGTTTTGGTTTCGGTGACCGCATGTTCGACAAACGGACGGCCGTAGAACGAATCCAGCAGGATTTGTTTCAACTCGGCAATCAGCGGATAACGCGGGTTAGCGCCGGTACACTGATCGTCAAACGCATCTTCAGAGAGTTTATCCACCTTGGCCAGGAAATCGGCTTCCTGTACGCCGGCTTCACGAATAGAGGTGGGAATACCCAGTTCCTTCTTCATGCTTTCCAGCCAGGCCAGCAGTTTTTCGATTTTCTGCGCCGTACGGTCGCCAGCGGCTCCCAGGCCCAGATGGTCGGCCACTTCGGCATAACGACGGCGTGCCTGCGGACGGTCGTACTGGCTGAATGCTGTCTGCTTGGTCGGGTTATCGTTGGCGTTATAGCGAATCACGTTGCTAATCAGCAGGGCATTGGCCAGGCCGTGCGGGATATGGAACTCCGAACCCAGCTTGTGCGCCATGGAGTGGCAGACGCCCAGGAAGGCGTTAGCGAAGGCGATACCGGCGATTGTCGCCGCGTTATGAACGCGCTCGCGGGCCACCGGGTTTTTCGCGCCTTCACGGTAGCTGGTCGGCAGGTTATCTTTCAGCAGTTTCAGTGCCTGCAACGCCTGACCGTCGGAATATTCGTTCGCCAGCACGGATACATAGGCTTCCAGCGAGTGGGTCACCGCGTCCAGCCCGCCGAACGCACACAGCGACTTCGGCATGTTCATCACCAGATTGGCGTCGACAATCGCCATATCCGGCGTCAGCGCATAGTCTGCCAGCGGATATTTCTGGCCGGTGGCGTCATCGGTCACCACGGCGAACGGCGTCACTTCAGAACCGGTGCCGGAAGTGGTGGTCACGGCGATCAACTTGGCTTTCACGCCCATTTTCGGGAACTTGTAGATACGTTTGCGGATATCCATAAAACGCAGCGCCAGTTCTTCAAAATGGGTATCCGGATGTTCGTACATAACCCACATGATCTTGGCGGCATCCATCGGCGAACCGCCGCCCAGCGCGATAATGACGTCGGGTTTAAAGGCGTTCATCTGTTCGGCGCCTTTGCGAACGACGCTGAGCGTCGGGTCGGCTTCCACTTCAAAGAAGACATCGGTATCCAGACCCTGCTGTTTCAGCACCGACGTAATCTGGTCGACATAGCCGTTATTAAACAGGAAACGGTCAGTAACGATGAACGCGCGTTTCGCGCCGTCGCTCGCCACTTCTTCCAGCGCTATCGGCAGAGAGCCGCGGCGGAAGTAGATAGATTTGGGAAGTTTGTGCCACAGCATATTCTCTGCTCGCTTAGCCACGGTTTTACGGTTGATCAGGTGCTTCGGCCCGACGTTCTCGGAGATGGAGTTACCGCCCCATGAACCGCAACCCAGCGTCAGCGACGGCGCCAGTTTAAAGTTGTACAAATCGCCGATCCCGCCCTGAGAAGCCGGCGTATTGATCAGGATACGGGCGGTTTTCATCTTGTCGCCAAAATGGTTGACGCGACGAGGCTGGTTGTCCTGATCGGTGTACAGACAGGAGGTGTGGCCGATGCCGCCCATGGCGACCAGTTTTTCCGCTTTGTCGACCGCGTCTTCAAAGTCTTTCGCCCGGTACATCGCCAGCGTCGGGGACAGTTTCTCGTGAGCGAACGGTTCGGACTCGTCCGCGTTCGTTACTTCACCGATCAGCACTTTGGTGCTGGCAGGCACGGTAATACCGGCCATTTCAGCAATCTTGATGGCCGGTTGGCCGACGATGGCGGCGTTGAGCGCGCCGTTTTTCAGCAGAATGCCTTGCACCGCGCTGAGCTCTTTGCCCCGAAGCAGGTAACCGCCGTGGGTCGAGAAGCGTTCACGCACCGCATCATAGATTTCATCGACCACGATTACCGACTGCTCGGAAGCGCAAATCACGCCGTTGTCGAAGGTTTTGGACATCAGAATCGATGCTACGGCGCGTTTGATATCGGCCGTTTCATCGATCACCACCGGGGTGTTGCCCGCGCCCACGCCAATTGCCGGCTTACCGGAGCTGTAGGCTGCTTTTACCATGCCCGGGCCGCCAGTTGCCAGGATCAGGTTGATATCCGGGTGATGCATCAGCTGATTGGACAGCTCCACTGACGGCTCATCAATCCAGCCGATGATGTCACGAGGCGCGCCCGCGGCGATCGCGGCCTGCAGGACGATATCCGCCGCTTTATTGGTGGCATTTTTTGCGCGCGGATGCGGGGAGAAAATAATGCCGTTGCGGGTTTTCAGGCTGATCAAGGCTTTAAAGATAGCCGTGGAGGTCGGGTTAGTGGTCGGAACGATACCGCAGATCAGGCCGATAGGTTCGGCAATCGTGATGGTGCCGAACGTATCATCGACGGACAGCACGCCGCAGGTTTGCTCATCCTTATAAGCGTTATAGATGTACTCGGAAGCGAAGTGGTTTTTGATCACCTTATCTTCAATAATACCCATGCCGGATTCGGCGACCGCCATTTTCGCCAGCGGTATACGGGCATCCGCAGCAGCCAGCGCGGCGGCGCGGAAGATCTGATCGACCTGCTCTTGCGAGAAGTTTGCGAACTCCTGCTGCGCTTTTTTGACGCGTTCGACCAAAGCGTTAAGTTCAGCAACGTTTGTTACGGCCATAATGCTCTCCTGTAATGTTAAGCTCTTTCAGTCAATGGTCAGCCCGGTAAATAAGCAGTATAGATAACGGTTGACGCACCTGATAATTTGGCTGCGGTGATTATCCATTGACTCAAAGCGCTCCTGATAAATGCGATCGCCTGGTTTAATAACAGCAATCTCGGTTTCTCTATTTGATTCCTAAAGTTGCCGGCGATTTGACGACAGAATCGGCTGTCGTTGTCCGTCTTGCTACGATGAAGGCAGAATACCCCGTTGTTAGCCGGTTTTTTGTGATCCTTCTCGCTAAATTTCAATGCTGACACCATTCAGCATGGCACGATTGAGAATCAATATCATTTGTATCGGTGATTTGTTAAAAATAAATGACCATAATATGAGTGGGTTTATATCGATTTGTATCGAAAATCTGAATAGAGGCAGAGAATAATTATCTGGGCGGAGGATGGAGGCGCGCGGCGCTTTACATTACTGTAGGAGATATCACGGCATTAGCTGTGGCTTATCAGGGATTCCCGGCGTTGACAATAATCTTCAGAGGTGGAATGTGATTCAGCCTGTTCTGGATTTCTCCGGTTACATCAAATTCTTTATCGGATTATTTGCGTTGATTAACCCGGTGGGCATTCTGCCCATCTTTATTAGCATGACCAGTTATCAGGGGGCGGAAGGGCGGTCGAAGACCAATCTGACAGCGAATGTCTCCGTGGTAATCATTCTTTGGGGCGCGCTGTTTTTCGGCGACATGATTTTGCGGTTGTTCGGCATTTCCATTGATTCGTTTCGGATTGCGGGCGGCATTCTGATTGTAACCATCGCCATGTCGATGATAAGCGGCAAGCTGGGTGAGGATAAACAGAATAAACAGGAGAAAACAGAAACCGCCAATCGGGAAAGTATTGGCGTGGTGCCGCTGGCGTTGCCGCTGATGGCCGGGCCGGGGGCGATCAGTTCCACCATTGTCTGGAGTTCCCGTTATCACGGCTGGCAAAATCTGCTGGGGTTGTCGCTGGCGATTGCATTTTTTGCATTCTGCTGCTGGCTGTTGTTCAGAGCGGCGCCGGCGCTGGTGCGGCTACTGGGGCAGACCGGCATTAACGTGGTGACGCGTATCATGGGGCTGCTGTTGATGTCGCTCGGCATCGAATTTATCGTCACGGGAATTCGCACCTTGTTTCCCGGTTTGCTATAGCCGCAAGGGCTGCTACTTTATTTTTATTGATACTTTTTCCTTATGTTTATTCCCCGGCAATAATCGGGCCGGGGAAAGCCTATCGACTACTATTATTTATCACTCCAGAGAGTGTGGCTTATTTTCATTCTTTAATCGCATGCCTTAGATAAGCTAATGCATATGGCGTAAAAGGCGACAGGCATTATGGCAAGACGCGTATGCGCTTTCGCTGTTAATTTATTCACATGCAAAGGGGGCGGCGCCGGTAATGGTGTTATTGTGTGCGGGAGTGTTTTATCGTGTGTTTTTTACCCTGATCTAGTGTTAATTCTTTCATACTTACAAGTTATTGGACAATCTGCTGCCGGGCGAATCTTTACCGCCGTGACGCTCGTCACGGATGTTTTTATATCCATTTACGTGCTTAAGCCATTTTGTGACTTTCCGAGATGGAAAAGAAATTTAAGTAACAGGCTGCAAAATCTATTGGCGAAGACGGATTCTTCTGATACGTTCGGCATCACGCTATTCCCCTTGGCTGTTATGGATAAGTTAATTTTATTAGAGCCTTATCCGTGACCGTCTTTTTGTGGGGGGCGTACCATCAGGGAAGAGTGGAAATGGCTGTGAGCTGCCGAGTCTGGGAAAAGGCTACGGCGGTTTTTGGGTTGCCGGAATGTGCTGTTTTTATCTCTGTTGATTTTTCCAACACGTTGGCGCGGCGTTATGACGTATCTGGCTGTGCTGCGTGGATAAAACAATTTAGATGTGATTGAGCGGCCATGTTGCCAGATTCGTTCCTCTGGTGGCGATGATGTCTGTCCGTTTAATACGTAAAAAAAGTTATGTGCCTGATCGGGCGATAACAGTAGAACAGGAGCAAGGTAAATAATGGTAAACAACACAATTAAAAAAAGACTGGCGGTCAGCATTCTCGCTGCTATCACTGCTTCTGCCAGCGTTTCCGCCTGGGCCGCTAAAGTGCCGGCCGGCGTTCAACTGGCTGAGAAGCAGGAGCTGGTGCGCAACAACGGTTCCGAGGTCGCCTCGCTGGACCCGCATAAGATGGAAGGCGTGCCGGAATCCAACATTGCGCGCGACCTGCTGGAAGGGCTGTTGGTTACCTCTCCGGATGGCCACCCGGCGCCGGGCGTTGCGGAAAGCTGGGACAATAAAGAGTTCAAAGTGTGGACCTTCCATCTGCGTAAAGACGCAAAATGGTCCAACGGCGATCCGGTCACCGCACAGGATTTCGTCTACAGCTGGCAGCGTGTTTCCAACCCGAAAACAGCATCGCCTTACGCCAGTTATCTGCAGTTCGGTCATATCGTTAACATCGATGATGTCGTCGCGGGCAAAAAATCACCTGACACGCTGGGCGTGAAAGCGATCGACGATCACACGCTGGAAGTGACGCTGAGCGAACCGGTACCGTACTTCTATAAACTGCTGGTGCACCCGTCCACCTTCCCGGTGAACAAAAAAGCGGTTGAGCAGTTTGGCGACAAATGGACCCAGCCGGCTAACTGGGTGGGCAACGGCGCCTACAAACTGAAAGAATGGGTGGTGAACGAAAAGATCGTTCTGGAGCGCAACCCGAACTACTGGGATAACGCCAACACCATCATCAATAAAGTGACTTATCTGCCGATCTCCTCCGAAGTGACGGACGTGAACCGCTACCGTAGCGGCGAGATCGACATGACGTATAACAACCTGCCGATCGAGCTGTTCCAGAAGCTGAAGAAAGAGATCCCCAGCGAAGTGAAGGCGGATCCGTATCTGTGCACCTACTACTATGAGATCAACAATCAGAAAGCGCCGTTTACCGATGCCCGCGTGCGTCAGGCGCTGGTACTGGGGCTGGATCAGGACATTCTGGTCAACAAGGTGAAAGGTCAGGGCGACACCCCGGCGTTTGGTTTCACCCCGCCGTACATCGACGGCATGGACGGCAAACTGACGCCGCCGGAGTGGGTGAGCTGGTCGCGTGAAAAACGTAATGCCGAAGCGAAGAAACTGCTGGCCGAAGCAGGCTTCACTGCTGAAAAACCGCTGACTTTCAACCTGCTGTACAACACGTCCGATCTGCACAAGAAACTGGCGATTGCCGCGTCTTCCATCTGGAAAAGCAATATCGGTGTAGACGCGAAGCTGGAAAACCAGGAGTGGAAAACCTTCCTGGACAGCCGTCATCAGGGCACATTTGACGTCGCTCGTGCCGGCTGGTGCGCGGACTATAACGAACCGACCACGTTCCTGAACATCATGATCGCCAACAGCAGCAGCAACACCGCGCATTACAAGAGCGCGGATTTCGACAAGCTGATGGCGCAAGCCCTGGCGGCGAAAACCGACAGCGAACGTGCCGACATTTACAAACAGGCTGAGACGCTGCTGGAAAAAGACGCTGCGGTGGTTCCGGTGTACTACTACGCCAATACCCGTTTGATTAAGCCTTACGTGGGCGGTGTAACCGGTAAAGATCCACTGGATAACATCAACGTTAAAAACCTTTATATTATCAAGCATTAATGATGAAGGGCGGGTGTCGGTTGGCACCCAGCCCTTATTCGGTTTGATAAACAGAAGCGAAATTTTCAGACCGGTTTTATAGGTAAGGTCAATGTTAAAATTTATTTTCCGTCGTTGCCTGGAAGCAATCCCGACACTGTTCATCCTGATTACCATCTCGTTTTTCATGATGCGACTGGCCCCGGGAAGTCCGTTTACTGGAGAACGCAATCTTCCCCCTGAAGTTATGGCGAATATCGAAGCCAAATACCATCTGAACGATCCCATGATCAAACAGTACGGTAATTATCTGGTGCAGTTGCTGAAAGGCGACTTTGGGCCGTCTTTCAAGTACAAAGATTATTCGGTAAATGATTTGGTCGTCCGGGCTTTTCCGGTGTCGGCTAAATTGGGTGCCGCCGCTTTTCTGCTGGCAGTGGTGCTGGGGGTGACCTCCGGCGTGATTGCCGCATTGAATCAAAACAGTAAATGGGACTACACGGTAATGGGGTTCGCCATGACCGGGGTAGTGATCCCGAGCTTTGTGGTAGCGCCGCTACTGGTGCTGATCTTCGCGATAACCCTGCGCTGGTTGCCAGGGGGCGGCTGGAACGGGGGCGCGCCGAAATACATCATTCTGCCGATGGTGGCGTTGTCCCTGTCTTATATCGCCAGCATCGCCCGTATTACCCGTGGCTCCATGATTGAAGTGCTGCATTCGAACTTTATCCGCACCGCGCGCGCTA
The DNA window shown above is from Dickeya dadantii NCPPB 898 and carries:
- a CDS encoding YchE family NAAT transporter, which encodes MIQPVLDFSGYIKFFIGLFALINPVGILPIFISMTSYQGAEGRSKTNLTANVSVVIILWGALFFGDMILRLFGISIDSFRIAGGILIVTIAMSMISGKLGEDKQNKQEKTETANRESIGVVPLALPLMAGPGAISSTIVWSSRYHGWQNLLGLSLAIAFFAFCCWLLFRAAPALVRLLGQTGINVVTRIMGLLLMSLGIEFIVTGIRTLFPGLL
- the oppA gene encoding oligopeptide ABC transporter substrate-binding protein OppA produces the protein MVNNTIKKRLAVSILAAITASASVSAWAAKVPAGVQLAEKQELVRNNGSEVASLDPHKMEGVPESNIARDLLEGLLVTSPDGHPAPGVAESWDNKEFKVWTFHLRKDAKWSNGDPVTAQDFVYSWQRVSNPKTASPYASYLQFGHIVNIDDVVAGKKSPDTLGVKAIDDHTLEVTLSEPVPYFYKLLVHPSTFPVNKKAVEQFGDKWTQPANWVGNGAYKLKEWVVNEKIVLERNPNYWDNANTIINKVTYLPISSEVTDVNRYRSGEIDMTYNNLPIELFQKLKKEIPSEVKADPYLCTYYYEINNQKAPFTDARVRQALVLGLDQDILVNKVKGQGDTPAFGFTPPYIDGMDGKLTPPEWVSWSREKRNAEAKKLLAEAGFTAEKPLTFNLLYNTSDLHKKLAIAASSIWKSNIGVDAKLENQEWKTFLDSRHQGTFDVARAGWCADYNEPTTFLNIMIANSSSNTAHYKSADFDKLMAQALAAKTDSERADIYKQAETLLEKDAAVVPVYYYANTRLIKPYVGGVTGKDPLDNINVKNLYIIKH
- the adhE gene encoding bifunctional acetaldehyde-CoA/alcohol dehydrogenase is translated as MAVTNVAELNALVERVKKAQQEFANFSQEQVDQIFRAAALAAADARIPLAKMAVAESGMGIIEDKVIKNHFASEYIYNAYKDEQTCGVLSVDDTFGTITIAEPIGLICGIVPTTNPTSTAIFKALISLKTRNGIIFSPHPRAKNATNKAADIVLQAAIAAGAPRDIIGWIDEPSVELSNQLMHHPDINLILATGGPGMVKAAYSSGKPAIGVGAGNTPVVIDETADIKRAVASILMSKTFDNGVICASEQSVIVVDEIYDAVRERFSTHGGYLLRGKELSAVQGILLKNGALNAAIVGQPAIKIAEMAGITVPASTKVLIGEVTNADESEPFAHEKLSPTLAMYRAKDFEDAVDKAEKLVAMGGIGHTSCLYTDQDNQPRRVNHFGDKMKTARILINTPASQGGIGDLYNFKLAPSLTLGCGSWGGNSISENVGPKHLINRKTVAKRAENMLWHKLPKSIYFRRGSLPIALEEVASDGAKRAFIVTDRFLFNNGYVDQITSVLKQQGLDTDVFFEVEADPTLSVVRKGAEQMNAFKPDVIIALGGGSPMDAAKIMWVMYEHPDTHFEELALRFMDIRKRIYKFPKMGVKAKLIAVTTTSGTGSEVTPFAVVTDDATGQKYPLADYALTPDMAIVDANLVMNMPKSLCAFGGLDAVTHSLEAYVSVLANEYSDGQALQALKLLKDNLPTSYREGAKNPVARERVHNAATIAGIAFANAFLGVCHSMAHKLGSEFHIPHGLANALLISNVIRYNANDNPTKQTAFSQYDRPQARRRYAEVADHLGLGAAGDRTAQKIEKLLAWLESMKKELGIPTSIREAGVQEADFLAKVDKLSEDAFDDQCTGANPRYPLIAELKQILLDSFYGRPFVEHAVTETKTAPVAASVPAKAEKAEKKEKKAVN
- the oppB gene encoding oligopeptide ABC transporter permease OppB; this translates as MLKFIFRRCLEAIPTLFILITISFFMMRLAPGSPFTGERNLPPEVMANIEAKYHLNDPMIKQYGNYLVQLLKGDFGPSFKYKDYSVNDLVVRAFPVSAKLGAAAFLLAVVLGVTSGVIAALNQNSKWDYTVMGFAMTGVVIPSFVVAPLLVLIFAITLRWLPGGGWNGGAPKYIILPMVALSLSYIASIARITRGSMIEVLHSNFIRTARAKGLPLRRIILRHALKPALLPVLSYMGPAFVGIITGSMVIETIFGLPGIGQLFVNGALNRDYSLVLSLTVLVGALTILFNAVIDVLYAVIDPKIRY